In the Desulfosporosinus acidiphilus SJ4 genome, ATGAATCGGCTCATGGGACTTACTACCAAGCAAACCAGTCAAAATACAATATGGACGCTCCGCCAGGAACCCTGACGGTCAAAGATTTTCCGGCCCCCACTTGTGCCACCTGTCATATGTCGGCCTTTGGCAGTGTTCCAGGAACACACGACGTCGGTCAACGTCTTAAATGGAATCTGACGCCTGAAATCGCTTCGGTTCGCAAGGACGGAGCAGCGCACGAGCAGATAATGAACTCGGTATGCCTCAATTGTCACACCCAACCGTTCATTGATGATGTCATGAGTAAGGCGGAAAAAAACATTGCCCTTAGCAATCAGAATATTGAAAAGGGCAAATCAATTGTCCAAGATCTGCGCAACTCAGGACTGTTGGGTACTAAACCTTTTGGCACACCCATCGACTTTGAGTATTTCGAATTGTGGCATCATGAAGGCCGCAGAGCAAGATTCGGGGCTGTCATGGGAGGAGCTGACTATGTAAACTGGAATGGAATCTATGAGCAAGAGAAAGCCTTAGTAGATCTGCAATCAAAAGCGGACGCCTTAAAAGCAAAGCACTAGGAGGATTTGAGAATGATGAATCGTCTCATCCGGATAGCTTCTATCAATAAAACTCCTCTCTTGCTTGGCATGATGGGTATCAACTTTTTACTGACAGGCGTGGATGTTTTAATTGCCCATTCGCAAAACGACTTTTTTCGCTGGGAGCTCATTCCCTTGATCTATACGCCGCTGGCAGTTTTAGTGATTTTTACTCAACTCATCCTAAAATCTAATAATCTTGTGAGTCGAGTCTTTAGAATTGTGATGTGGCTGGGTGTCTGCGTTGGCGTTTTGGGTACAATTTTTCACATCTTAGGCAATGCCACTTTCAATCGTGAAAGTCTTTATCAGCTATTGGTTGAAGGATCTCCGGTAGCGGCTCCTATAGCTTTTGCCGGGATTTCCAGTTACGCTTTGGTAAGTGAACGTTATCGAGGGCCATCTCGGCGTTCTAAATTGTTAGTCCTGGTTGGTTTGGGTTTTTTGGGTGCGGTTTTGGCTGCGTTTTTAGATCACGCTCGGTTAGCTTTTATTCCGGGATACACCCTGATTCCCATAGTAACGGGTTCGCTTGCCACCATTGCTTGTTTCTATGCAGCCTTTTCCCAACTTACCAACACCGAAACCTCTATACTCCTATCCGTTTTGGCCTTTAATTTGTTTGTAGGTTTATTAGGCTTTGGGTTTCATGTTTTTGGAGATTTGGCTGGAACTCAGGGTATAGTCTGGGCAAGAATTCTCTATCGCAATCCACTGCTCGGACCGCTCCTTTTCTCAAATCTTGCGTGCTTAGGCGCTCTATGTCTGCTGCCGGAACATACCGTTAGACTTGACGAAAGTCACAGTTGATATTTGAGCTTTCAAAAAAGAATCTGGGGACAAAATTTACAAAAGGGTTAAAGAGATTGAAAAATCATCTTTAACCCTTTTGGTTAATCCATTCCTTGAAGTTTTTGTTCTTATACTAAAGTGCCCTATAAAGGAAAAAGTTATTATGATTTGTCTTAATATAAAAATTTCTAAAATAATTTGTTAAAATAAAAGGAAAGATAGAATTATTTGTTGAAGAGATAAGCGATATAGTTTTGATGCGCTTTTGCTAACAGGAATTTATGAGAACGAATTTATTGAAATATAAAGTGAAAAAACTTAGAACAAAGAGCGCTTGGATTCACTGCTTTCTTAGTCCTTTGATCTGTTTGACATGTAATCGACTAATGAAATAAGGATAGGTGAAGGAGATGGCTCAACCATTTATTTCTTGTGATCATAACATTTATAAATTGTCAAATCTCTTTGACCTGCGCGAAATTCAGAAGCTTCAGGATTTGTTTTCTGCGGCGACTGGTGTGGCCTCACTCATAACTGAGCCTGATGGAACACCTATAACGGAACCAAGTGGCTTTTGCAACTTGTGTCTGGCTATAAGAAGCACTGAAAAAGGACTGAACAATTGTCGAAAATCAGATTCAATGATGGGAAGTCCTCAAAAAGATGGGCCTAAAATACGGCGGTGTTCGAGCGGAGGTCTTCTTGATGCAGGAGCAAGTATTATTGTTGACGGAATTCATATTGCTAATTGGCTGATAGGTCAGGTACTTGACGAGGACGCAGCAATGGAAGATCTCATGAAATACACGGATGAAATTGGCGTCAAACCTGAAGTGTCTATGGATGCTCTAAAAGATGTAAAACGCATGTCCAAACTTCAGTTTGAAAATATTTGTCGTTTCCTTTTCTTTCATGCCAATCAGCTTTCGATGTACGCGGCTCAAAATCTCTTACTAATCCAGGAAATCGGCCGGCGGAAGATTTTTGAAACGGAAATCAAAAACCTTAATCATGATCTTGAATTAAAGATAGAAGAAAGAACTCTACAACTGCAGGAGACTGTTCAGACCCTTGAAGACAATAATGCTGAGTTAGAGGAAATAAATACGATTCTGGAGGAGGAAATTGCCAAACGCAAAAAGGCCGAGGAGGAAGTTCTCAAATTAAATGAGGAACTGGAAAGAAAGGTCGGAGAACGTACAAGAAAACTTCAGGAATTGAATGCCATCTTGGAAGAAGAAATCATGGAGAAGACCATGGCAGAGAATGAGCTGAAGAAGGAAAAGGTATTAACTGATGCCTTATTTAACAGCGCTCCAGGGATGATATACCTCTACGATGAGAATAGCAACTTAGTGAGATGGAACAGGCAACATGAAGAAATGACAGGCTATTCTTCTGAAGAGTTGGCTCATATGAAGTTATTAGATTGGTATAAAGGAGACAAAGCAAGTCAAACATCCGTGGCCAAAGGAATCAAAAGGGCGAATCGGTTCGGGTTTGGCGAGGCTGAAGCAAATCTTCAGAAAAAGGACGGGACTAAAATACCGATGTACTTTACTGCCGGTTCAATTTTTATTGATGGGAAGCAATATTTTGCCGGGGTAGGGATCGACATAACTGACCGCAAAAGAAGGGAAGAAGAAAATCACTATTTAAGTTATCATGATGTTTTAACGGGCCTTTATAACCGAAGATTTTATGAAGAAGAAATCAAACGCTTGGATATCAATGGAGATCTTCCCCTTTCAATTATTATTGGGGATGTGAATGGCCTTAAAGTCATTAATGATGCTTTTGGACACGATAAAGGGGATGAGCTTTTAAAGAAATCGGCAGAAGCCATCCAAAGGTCTTGTAAGGCAGATGACATCGTCGCTCGTTGGGGAGGCGATGAATTTGTTATCCTTCTTCCCAAAACCAAAAAAGAAGAGGCCGAACAGGTCGTCCAAAGGATTAATGACCGGTTTGCCAAGATAAAAATTAACACAATACAGGTGAGCATGTCCTTTGGCTTGGAAACCAAAGAGGAGAATAATGTAAATATCCACGAAGTTCTAAAAAGAGCTGAAGATGCTATGTACAAACATAAAGTCCTTGCCAATAATGGAATGATGGGTAATTTAATAAATACAATTATTAATACCCTGCACGAAAAGAATCCAAGAGAGGAACAACATTCCAAAAGGGTCAGTCAAATTTGTCAAATGCTTGGAAGGGAGTTAAACCTTTCTGAATCTGAAGTCGGTAAACTAAAAGCCGCCGGCCTCCTTCATGACATAGGAAAAATTGCCATCGAAGAAAGTATCTTAAACAAACCCGGAAGACCTACAGAGACTGAATGGGACCAGATCAAGAGACACCCCGAGATTGGCTATAGAATATTAAGTACTTCAAAGGAAATGTCAGATTTGGCGGATTGCATTTTGGCACATCATGAACGCTGGGATGGTAAGGGTTACCCAAGGGGATTAATGGGCGAAAATATTCCGATGATTTCAAGAATTATTGCACTTGCTGATAGCTTTGATGCTATGATTAGTGAAAGGGTTTATCGAAATGCTCTGAGCAAGGAAGAAGCCCTAGCAGAAATTGAGAAAAACTCTGGTACACAATTTGATCCGGGAATTGCCGAGATATTCATTAAAGTCTTAGCGAAAGAATAGCTGGAATATTGAAGACCATCTAAGGGACAAAGTTAGCGAAGGGCTGAAATGTCCCTTAAATTTTTGGACAAAGCCCTTGGAAAAGTGGAAAAATCCTTCAATGCAATATCTTAAGAGGAATTGATATAGACTAAAGACAGGTAGTCTTAAGACTGTAGGCAAGAGTGCTCTGGATGGTGAAAAGAACACTAACAACTGGTATAATATTATTCTGAGAGTAATTTAGTTCACTTGTCGATCCTGTATTTAGGCGGCAATTATTCGTTTTCATCCAATCGTGAGACTCACACTTCTATAAGTGGGAGCGGTCCCCGATGTTCAGCTTTAGCTGAACGAGTTCACTGGAGATTGATGAACAATCTTTTTTTGATTTACACTGACTATTTTCTGTTGAAAATTAGGAGTTATAGATATGAAGACAATTAATGAAATTTTTAGCGATTATGAAACAAGGGGCAACCTCAAGACTGCAATTGTAGAAGCTGTAGTTTTAAACAAAAATACCAAAACCTTGGAAATGAAAATCAGTTCTGATAAATATATTGAAGTCAGTGAGATTGAAGGCATCAACGAGTTTATCAAAAAAAGGTTAGCTTTAAATGATTCAATCATAACGATTGAGTATCATGAGGGAACCGATAGAAAACCTCTGGAAGCGGAGCTGAAAAACATTGTATTAATGTTAGTAGATAAAAGCCCCATCTTAAAATCAGCTTTAAATCATTGTGATTATGAGATAGGCGAGAATACAATTACGTTTAATTTTAATATTGGTATATCCTACCTATTAAAGGCTAAGGGATGTGACAAATTAATCCAAGAGGCTGTGAAAAACCTTTATGGCATGGTCTATCAAATAAATTTTGTTGACAATGTAAGCATCGAAGAATCCTTAAAGCTGCAAGAGGATACATATGTCAATGAGATGTTGCTTCTGCAAAAGGAAGTAAGGACTGCACTCATCAATAACGTACCAAAGGAAAATGTTGAGATTAAGCGGGAGATACCTGGTGAAACCGGCGGGAAAAAAGAAAATTCCAACCTTATATTAGGGAGAAACGCCAATATAAAAGAACCCGTTATAAAAATCACCGACATCACGCCGGATGAGGGCAGGATAGCGTTAGAGGGTGACGTGTCTAATATAGAAGCTAAAGAATTAAAAAGCGGAAAAACACTAATTTCCTTTGATTTATATGACAGTTCAAGCTCTATGACTTGTAAGGCCTTCCTCAAACCGGGTGAAGACGGCGAGGTATTAGCCAGGCTTAAAAAATCCAAGGGGGTCAGGCTGTCCGGAAATGCCGGTTACAGTAAGTTTTCCGGGGAAGTCGAACTTATTGCCAATACTATCATTGAAACAGAAGGCCTGAAAAAGATTAAGCGACTGGATAGGACTGAAGTAAAGAGGGTAGAGCTTCACCTCCACACCCAAATGAGTCAGATGGATGCTATGACCAGTGCCGCGGACTTAATTAAAAGAGCTATGAGCTGGGGCATGAAATCTATCGCCATAACGGATCACGGAGTGGTTCAGGCTTTTCCTGAGGCCCACAAACTCATCGGAAGAGATAATCCGAATATGAAGATTATTTATGGCGTAGAAGCCTATCTGGCACCGGATAAACGGCCATCTGTCACAAATTCCAAAGGACAGAGTATTGACACCACTTATTGCGTCTTGGATTTGGAAACCACCGGTTTTTCACCGGTAACTGAAAAAATAACTGAAATTGGGATCATGAAACTTCAAGGCGGAAAAGTCACCGATAAATTCAGTTGCTTTGTCAATCCTGAAAAGCCTATTCCGGCAAGGGTCGTAGAGGTTACAAACATTACCGATGAGATGGTAAAGGATGCCGAAACCATAGACCAGGTATTTCCTAAGATGCTGGATTTTATTGACGGAAGTGTTTTAGTAGCCCATAATGCTGAATTTGATATTGGCTTCTTAAAGTACAATGCTAAAGACTTAGGCTATGATTTTGATTTTACCTATCTTGATACACTATCCTTAGCCAAAGAACTTTTTCCGGATTTTAAAACGTACAAATTAGGGCGAATTGCTAAGAACCTTGGGATCAAGGTCGAGGTTGCTCATAGAGCTTTAGATGACGTGGATACTACCGTTAAAGTCTTTAATGTAATGATTGAAAAGCTGAAGCAAAGAGGAACCGAAACCCTTATGGATATAGATCGCTTCAGCTCTGATGAAGAGGCCAAGAAAGAAGAATATAAAAAGCTTAAAACCTATCATGCCATCATATTAGCCAAGGATTATGCAGGATTAAAAAATTTATATAAGTTGGTTTCCTATTCACACTTGGATTATTTTTATAAGAAACCGCGAATTTTAAAAAGCCTTTATAAAAAATACTCCGAAGGTTTAATCCTGGGCAGTGCTTGCAGTGAAGGGGAGCTTTATCAGGCAATATTGCTGGGAAAATCCGATGAAGAAATCGAAACTATTGCGGAGGAGTACGATTATTTAGAGATCCAGCCTCTTGGCAATAATGATTATTTAGTAAGAACTGAGCAGGTGCCGGACAAAGATTATCTGATGAAAATTAACAGAAAGATTGTTGCTTTGGGTGAAAAGTTAAACAAGCCTGTAGTTGCTACAGGAGATGTACACTTTATGGACCCTGAAGATGAGATATACCGGCGAATCCTGGAAGCAGGTCAGGGCTTTAAAGATGCGGATAATCAGGCGCCTTTGTATTTAAAAACCACCGACGAAATGCTTGATGAGTTTTCCTATTTGGGAACTCAAAAGGCCTATGAGGTGGTGGTTACCAACACCAATATGATCTCTGATATGTGTGAATCTATCAGTCCCATTTCTGCGGAAAAATGCCCGCCGCATATCGAAGGCTGTGAGCAGACGATCAAGGATATAGCTTTTAATAAAGCTCACGAGCTCTATGGAGATCCCTTGCCGGAGATTGTCCAGAAACGGTTAGACAAAGAGCTTGATTCTATCATTAAAAATGGCTTTTCTGTCATGTATATCATTGCACAAAAGTTGGTATGGAAATCCAATGAGGATGGTTATTTGGTTGGTTCCCGGGGGTCAGTAGGTTCTTCTGTTGTTGCCTATATGACGGGTATAACAGAGGTGAATGCTCTGCCTGCTCATTATAGATGTCCTAGCTGCAAGTACTCGGACTTTTCCGATTATGGGTGCCAAATCGGCTTTGACTTGCCGGATAAAGTTTGCCCGGTTTGTGGAGAGACCTTGGCTAAGGATGGTATAGACATTCCTTTTGAGACCTTCCTGGGTTTTAATGGCGATAAAGAGCCGGATATTGATTTGAATTTTTCCGGGGAATATCAGGCTAAGGCTCATAGATA is a window encoding:
- a CDS encoding PocR ligand-binding domain-containing protein translates to MAQPFISCDHNIYKLSNLFDLREIQKLQDLFSAATGVASLITEPDGTPITEPSGFCNLCLAIRSTEKGLNNCRKSDSMMGSPQKDGPKIRRCSSGGLLDAGASIIVDGIHIANWLIGQVLDEDAAMEDLMKYTDEIGVKPEVSMDALKDVKRMSKLQFENICRFLFFHANQLSMYAAQNLLLIQEIGRRKIFETEIKNLNHDLELKIEERTLQLQETVQTLEDNNAELEEINTILEEEIAKRKKAEEEVLKLNEELERKVGERTRKLQELNAILEEEIMEKTMAENELKKEKVLTDALFNSAPGMIYLYDENSNLVRWNRQHEEMTGYSSEELAHMKLLDWYKGDKASQTSVAKGIKRANRFGFGEAEANLQKKDGTKIPMYFTAGSIFIDGKQYFAGVGIDITDRKRREEENHYLSYHDVLTGLYNRRFYEEEIKRLDINGDLPLSIIIGDVNGLKVINDAFGHDKGDELLKKSAEAIQRSCKADDIVARWGGDEFVILLPKTKKEEAEQVVQRINDRFAKIKINTIQVSMSFGLETKEENNVNIHEVLKRAEDAMYKHKVLANNGMMGNLINTIINTLHEKNPREEQHSKRVSQICQMLGRELNLSESEVGKLKAAGLLHDIGKIAIEESILNKPGRPTETEWDQIKRHPEIGYRILSTSKEMSDLADCILAHHERWDGKGYPRGLMGENIPMISRIIALADSFDAMISERVYRNALSKEEALAEIEKNSGTQFDPGIAEIFIKVLAKE
- the polC gene encoding DNA polymerase III subunit alpha, whose translation is MKTINEIFSDYETRGNLKTAIVEAVVLNKNTKTLEMKISSDKYIEVSEIEGINEFIKKRLALNDSIITIEYHEGTDRKPLEAELKNIVLMLVDKSPILKSALNHCDYEIGENTITFNFNIGISYLLKAKGCDKLIQEAVKNLYGMVYQINFVDNVSIEESLKLQEDTYVNEMLLLQKEVRTALINNVPKENVEIKREIPGETGGKKENSNLILGRNANIKEPVIKITDITPDEGRIALEGDVSNIEAKELKSGKTLISFDLYDSSSSMTCKAFLKPGEDGEVLARLKKSKGVRLSGNAGYSKFSGEVELIANTIIETEGLKKIKRLDRTEVKRVELHLHTQMSQMDAMTSAADLIKRAMSWGMKSIAITDHGVVQAFPEAHKLIGRDNPNMKIIYGVEAYLAPDKRPSVTNSKGQSIDTTYCVLDLETTGFSPVTEKITEIGIMKLQGGKVTDKFSCFVNPEKPIPARVVEVTNITDEMVKDAETIDQVFPKMLDFIDGSVLVAHNAEFDIGFLKYNAKDLGYDFDFTYLDTLSLAKELFPDFKTYKLGRIAKNLGIKVEVAHRALDDVDTTVKVFNVMIEKLKQRGTETLMDIDRFSSDEEAKKEEYKKLKTYHAIILAKDYAGLKNLYKLVSYSHLDYFYKKPRILKSLYKKYSEGLILGSACSEGELYQAILLGKSDEEIETIAEEYDYLEIQPLGNNDYLVRTEQVPDKDYLMKINRKIVALGEKLNKPVVATGDVHFMDPEDEIYRRILEAGQGFKDADNQAPLYLKTTDEMLDEFSYLGTQKAYEVVVTNTNMISDMCESISPISAEKCPPHIEGCEQTIKDIAFNKAHELYGDPLPEIVQKRLDKELDSIIKNGFSVMYIIAQKLVWKSNEDGYLVGSRGSVGSSVVAYMTGITEVNALPAHYRCPSCKYSDFSDYGCQIGFDLPDKVCPVCGETLAKDGIDIPFETFLGFNGDKEPDIDLNFSGEYQAKAHRYTEVIFGKGTTFKAGTIGTIADKTAFGYVKKYYEEKSHTVNKAEIIRISRGCTGIKRTTGQHPGGIIVVPKGREIFEFCPVQHPADDPNSDIITTHFDYHSIDQNLLKLDILGHDDPTVIRMLQDITGVDPQTIPMDDKDTMSIFSSTEVLGVTPEQINSKVGTFGIPEFGTKFVRGMLLDTKPSTFTDLICISGLSHGTDVWLGNAKDLIDAGTVTLSEAVCTRDEIMIYLIKKGLPPNTAFKIMELVRKGKALKDPEKWAEYEALMREHEVPEWYIDSCRKIKYMFPKAHAAAYVMMAFRIAWFKVHIPKAYYAAYFTIRAKAFDAEFMIFGKEKVKAKMKEIEMLGKQAAPKDKDMYDDLELVLEMYERGFNFLPIDLYKSHATRFLVEEEGLRPPINSISGMGTVAAEGVFNAVQEKPFNSVEDIKKRAKIGNSAIELLRGFGCLKGLPESDQLSLFDAI